The genomic window GTGCAGCACCACGCGGATCGGGACGGCCGCGTTCGCCGCCGTGGCCCACTCCGAGCCGGCCAGCGGCGGGAACGAGCCGGCGACGCCGAGCCCCGTGGCCTGATGACACACGGCGCAGCGCTGGAAGACCTGCTGCCCGCTCGGGGCCGCCGCGGCCGCGGACGCCGGCGCGTTCGCGGCGGGCGCCGCGGCGCCCGGTGCCGCCGCGGGCTGGCCGGCGGCCGAGTTGTCCTTGCCGCCCCCGCAGGCCGCCAGGCCCGCGCAGGCCAGCGACGCGGCGAGCGCGACCGCCGCGCCCCCCCAACCGTTGCTCCCTCTGGTCATCCTGGTCATGGCGTCCCCGTTCGAAGGTTCTGCACCTCGGCCCAGCGGTAGCACTGCGTCAGGTGGTCGTTGACCATCCCGGTCGCCTGCATGTGCGCGTACACGATCGTCGAGCCGACGAAGCTGAAGCCGCGCCGGATCAGATCCTCGCTGAACGCGTCCGACTCCCGCGTGCGCGCCGGCAGCGCGCGCAGGTTGCGCCGGTGGTTCACCCGCGGCCGGCCGCCGACGAACCGCCACTGATAGGCGTCGAAGCTCCCGAACTCCTCCTGCACCCGCAGAAACGCCTGCGCGTTCTTCACCGCCGCACGGATCTTCTGCCGGTTGCGGACGATCCCCGCGTCCCGGAGCAGCGACGCGATCTTCCTCGCGTCGTAGCGCGCGACCCTCACGGGGTCGAAGCCGTCGAACGCCCGGCGGTAGTTCTCGCGCTTGTTGAGGATCGTGCTCCACGACAGGCCGGCCTGCATCCCCTCCAGGACCAGGAACTCGAACAGCTGGCGGTCGTCGTGGAGCGGGACGCCCCATTCCCGGTCGTGGTACTCGCGCATCAGGTCGGAGCCGATCCAGGCGCAGCGCTCGAGGTCGTCGGGCATCGCGCGAACCTAGCGGGCCCCGGCCCGGTGCGGAAGTCGGCGTCAGGGAGGTACCTTACGGGCCCATGATCGACCGCGTGCTCCAGCTCGCCAGGCAGTCCCGGCGCTTCGAGGGCTTCGACCTGCTGCTCCGCGATGAGCGGCAGCTGAGCCTCAAGTTCGAGTCGGGCCGCCTGAAGGAGACCGCCGTGCACCAGGAGGCCGGCCTCAGCTTCCGCGGCGTGAGCCGCGGCAAGGTCGGCATCGCGGGCACCACCGATCTGCGCGAGGAGGCGCTGGCGGACCTGCTCCAGCGGGCGTCGGCCTCCGCCGAGCAGGGCGAGGCGTGCGCGCTCGCCTTCCCCGGACCGTCGCGCCTCCCGGCGGTGTCGCTGTTCGACGACCAGGCCGCGTCCCTGGACGTCGACCACCTCGCGGCGCTCGGCCGGCGCGTGGTGGAGCGCCTCAGGCGGCCGGGCTGGCAGGTCAGCGCGTCGGTCGACCGCTACGTCGAGACGAGCAGCTTCGCCAACTCCGCGGGCCAGACCTTCACCAGCCGCGCCACGGCCGTCGCGGTCGGGGCGGAGGTCACCCGCGTCAGGGACGACGACGTCCTGATGGCCTGGGACGACGTCGCCGCGACCGGCATCCCGAGCGAGGCCGAGCTGGACGCCATCGCGGCGAGCGTGGCGCGCCGCATCGAGCGGGGCGAGCGGATCGTGGAGCCGCCGGAGGGCAAGCTCCCCGTGCTGTTCACGCCGCACGGCTCGGCCGCCCTGTTGCTGCCGCTGCACCAGGCCCTGTCGGGCAAGACGGTGCTCCAGGGCATCTCGCCCCTGGGGGGCAAGCTCGGCGAGGGGCTGTTCGACCCCGCCTTCGAGCTGACGGACGAGCCGCTGCTCTCCAGCCGCGTGGGCAGCCGGCCCGCGGACGACGAGGGCATGCCCTCCGCGCGGCTGGCGCTGATCGAGCGCGGCACGCTCCGCTCGTTCGTGTACGACCTGGAGACGGCGGCGCGGGCCGGCACGTCCTCCACCGGGCACGGCCGCCGGACCACCTTCGGCAAGCCGGGCATCAGCTTCTCCAACCTCGTGATCAAGCCGGGAACGGCGGGCGAGGAGGCGCTGCTCAAGGAGATGGGGCACGGCCTGGTGGTGGACGAGCTGATCGGCGTGGGCCAGGGCAACGTCATCAGCGGCGCCTTCAGCCACCCGGTGGCCCTCGCGTACCGCGTGGACGGGGGCGAGATCACGGGGCGGGTCAAGGACGCCGCGGTGGCCGGCAACGCCTACGAGCTGCTGAAGCGGATCCGGATGATCGGGAGCGCGGCCAAGTGGCTCGGTGGCAGCCGCCTCGTGCCGCCGCTCCTCCTCGACGCGGTGAGCGTGGCGCGCCGCTAGGCCGTTCCCCCGCCGCCGGCGCGCCCGCCCGCAGGGTCCCGCCCCGGTCAGAAACCTGCCGTCTCGGACGTTCGTCCGTATGCCTGACGTTCTCGAAGGACAGCCGTGAAACCGGTCGCCTTCCTCCTGGTCGTCGTGGCGTCCACTGCGCCGCTGCAGGCGCAGGTCGCCGGCGGCCGGCCGCTCGCGGACGACGGCTCGGTGTCCGGCACGGTCCTGGCGGCGGAGACCGGCCAGCCGCTCGTCGGGGCGGTCGCCGTGCTGGAAGCCGCGGCCGGCGCCACGCTGGTGGCGCGCCAGAACGGGCTGTTCGCGCGGGCGCTGACGGCCGTGACGGACGACTCCGGCTTCTACCGGTTCTCCGGCCTGCCCGAGGGCAGCTACCGGCTGCTGATCCGGGACCTGGGCTACCACCCGGCGCAGGTCACCATCGACCTCGCCCGCGGCAGCCCGTTCCGGGTCTCCGTGGGGCTGGTCGTCAATCCGATCCGGCTGGAGGCGATCGACACGCGGGCGCCGACGGCCGATCCGTACGGCCGCACCCGCGACGCGGCCGAGGAGCAGCGCCGCGGCTCGCTCGACGCGGAAGAGTGGCGACGGGAGCACTACCTCGAGGGCGATGCGAGGGTCCTCACGCACGCCAACGTGGTGGAGGCGGTGACCCTGGGCGAGACGGACCTGTTCCGGGCGCTGCAGCGGCTGCCCGGCGTCTCGGCGCGCGACGACTACACGGCGGGGATCTGGACCCGCGGCGCGCCGTGGAGCCAGACGCGCGTGTACTTCGACGGCCTGCCGCTGTTCAATCCCGTGCACGCCGTGGGCCTGTTCGCCGGCGTCAATCCGGACGCCGTGGGCGTCGCCGCCTTCCTGCCTGGCGCGCGGTCGCTGTCGCTGGGCGAGGGCGCGGCGGGCGTGGTGGACATCGAGTCCCGGGCGGCGACACCGGGGCTGCGGGGACTCGGCGAGCTGTCGCTCGTGAGCGCCCACGCCGCAAGCGACTGGGGCGCCGCCGACGGCCGCATGGGCCTGACGATGGCGGCCCGGCGGTCCTGGGCGGACCTGGCCACGCGGCTCGCCGAGGCGCTGGGCGCCGACAGCGGCACGTGGATTCCCTACGACTTCTACGACCTGACCACCCGGTTCAACGCCGACCTGGGCCACGGCTACGCGCTCGAGGCGAGCGGGCTCGTGGAGGAGGACGGCGTCCACGGGCAGGTACGGCAGCTGCTGAGATCCACGGCGGGCACCTGGGGCAACCAGCTCGGCCGGGTCACGCTGCTCGCGCCGCTCGCGGGCTGGCGAGCCCGCTACACCCTGGGCGGGAGCCGGTTCGCGGGCGCGATCCAGCCCCTCGCGGTGCCGGGGCCCGCGGCGGCCGACGTGCCGTCGCACGGGCCCACGCGCAACGGGGTTTCGGTGCTCACGGGGTCGGCCGAGTTCATGCCGCCGGGCGCCGACGCCGGCGGCGAGTGGACGTTCGGCCTCCAGATCGCGGCGCTGAGGCAGCACTACGTCGGCCAGTTTCCGCGCCCGTATCCGGTGGTCGTGCTTCCCGACACCCTGCTCCTGGAGCGGGGACTGAACACCTTCGCGGCGTGGGCCGAGCGGCGGCAAC from Gemmatimonadales bacterium includes these protein-coding regions:
- a CDS encoding TldD/PmbA family protein, with the protein product MIDRVLQLARQSRRFEGFDLLLRDERQLSLKFESGRLKETAVHQEAGLSFRGVSRGKVGIAGTTDLREEALADLLQRASASAEQGEACALAFPGPSRLPAVSLFDDQAASLDVDHLAALGRRVVERLRRPGWQVSASVDRYVETSSFANSAGQTFTSRATAVAVGAEVTRVRDDDVLMAWDDVAATGIPSEAELDAIAASVARRIERGERIVEPPEGKLPVLFTPHGSAALLLPLHQALSGKTVLQGISPLGGKLGEGLFDPAFELTDEPLLSSRVGSRPADDEGMPSARLALIERGTLRSFVYDLETAARAGTSSTGHGRRTTFGKPGISFSNLVIKPGTAGEEALLKEMGHGLVVDELIGVGQGNVISGAFSHPVALAYRVDGGEITGRVKDAAVAGNAYELLKRIRMIGSAAKWLGGSRLVPPLLLDAVSVARR
- a CDS encoding cytochrome c, which produces MTRGSNGWGGAAVALAASLACAGLAACGGGKDNSAAGQPAAAPGAAAPAANAPASAAAAAPSGQQVFQRCAVCHQATGLGVAGSFPPLAGSEWATAANAAVPIRVVLHGLQGPITVKGQRFANAMPAFGTGQPLSDGDVAAVLTYVRSAWGNAAGAVTAEQVAAERTATASHAGMWTATDLAPLLKAPAR
- a CDS encoding TonB-dependent receptor translates to MKPVAFLLVVVASTAPLQAQVAGGRPLADDGSVSGTVLAAETGQPLVGAVAVLEAAAGATLVARQNGLFARALTAVTDDSGFYRFSGLPEGSYRLLIRDLGYHPAQVTIDLARGSPFRVSVGLVVNPIRLEAIDTRAPTADPYGRTRDAAEEQRRGSLDAEEWRREHYLEGDARVLTHANVVEAVTLGETDLFRALQRLPGVSARDDYTAGIWTRGAPWSQTRVYFDGLPLFNPVHAVGLFAGVNPDAVGVAAFLPGARSLSLGEGAAGVVDIESRAATPGLRGLGELSLVSAHAASDWGAADGRMGLTMAARRSWADLATRLAEALGADSGTWIPYDFYDLTTRFNADLGHGYALEASGLVEEDGVHGQVRQLLRSTAGTWGNQLGRVTLLAPLAGWRARYTLGGSRFAGAIQPLAVPGPAAADVPSHGPTRNGVSVLTGSAEFMPPGADAGGEWTFGLQIAALRQHYVGQFPRPYPVVVLPDTLLLERGLNTFAAWAERRQRLGRRVTLEAGVRAESHPAVLNADRWGLAPKLALRVEPAGLPLSFTAAAERSWQYTQALAPAGPSIGPDLYLTDVWLLAADTIPALRADIATTGVEARLGGTWVAAANAYVRHTTGMAVPEPGPGLLTASRPILVSAVNDARGVELSVRRLAGRWTVSGSYTYGVSIITAASAMFPIWYRYPSPADRRQVVDLTGMVRVSGALRLGAAATWASGAPFSRFLLGPCGTCALSDTAAVYIEGPDAARGPKYAAVDLLVDWSRAVGKVQFGAFAQLRNVLNRANAITYTGSVASCTVGHPPLLVPIGGGVCDRFDRGVPFLPLAGIRVAF
- a CDS encoding DNA-3-methyladenine glycosylase I, which encodes MPDDLERCAWIGSDLMREYHDREWGVPLHDDRQLFEFLVLEGMQAGLSWSTILNKRENYRRAFDGFDPVRVARYDARKIASLLRDAGIVRNRQKIRAAVKNAQAFLRVQEEFGSFDAYQWRFVGGRPRVNHRRNLRALPARTRESDAFSEDLIRRGFSFVGSTIVYAHMQATGMVNDHLTQCYRWAEVQNLRTGTP